Proteins encoded within one genomic window of Macrotis lagotis isolate mMagLag1 chromosome 3, bilby.v1.9.chrom.fasta, whole genome shotgun sequence:
- the TMEM184C gene encoding transmembrane protein 184C isoform X1 — translation MPCTWRNWRRWIRPLVVFLYLVALVVSLPLCVWELQKLEVGIHTKAWFIAGIFLLMTVPISFWGILQHLVHYTQPELQKPIIRILWMVPIYSLDSWIALKYPTIAIYVDTCRECYEAYVIYSFMGFLSNYLTNRYPNLVLILEAKDQQKHLPPFCCCPAWAMGEVLLFRCKLGVLQYTVVRPFTTIIALICELLGVYDEGNFSFKNAWTYLVIFNNMSQLFAMYCLVLFYKVLREELNPIQPVGKFLCVKMVVFVSFWQAAIIALLVKVGVISEKHTWEWQTVEAVATGLQDFIICVEMFFAAIAHHYSFSYKPYVQEAEEGSCFDSFLAMWDISDIRDDISEQVRNVGRTVLGHRSKKFFPDEEEHNENTSLLSSSQDQNSVASSMPSSPSGHYQGFGHTVTPQTTPTFSKMPDEIYNAITGGNEEPSPGYKSVAS, via the exons ATGCCTTGCACCTGGAGGAACTGGAGGCGATGGATCCGGCCCCTTGTGGTGTTCCTCTACCTGGTGGCTCTGgtggtctctctgcctctctgtgtgTGGGAGCTGCAAAAATTAGAG gttgGGATACATACCAAAGCGTGGTTTATTGCTGGAATCTTTTTACTGATGACTGTACCAATATCTTTCTGGGGAATTTTGCAACACTTAGTACATTACACTCAACCTGAATTACAGAAGCCCATAATAAG GATTCTTTGGATGGTGCCTATATACAGCTTGGATAGT tGGATAGCTCTGAAGTATCCCACCATTGCAATATATGTGGATACTTGCCGAGAATGTTATGAAGCTTATGTCATATACAGTTTCATGGGATTCCTTTCCAATTATCTGACTAACCGATATCCAAATTTGGTATTAATCCTTGAAGCCAAAGATCAGCAGAAACATTTGCCTCCTTTCTGTTGCTGTCCAGCATGGGCAATGGGAGA AGTATTATTGTTCAGATGCAAGCTAGGTGTATTGCAGTATACTGTTGTCAGACCATTCACAACTATTATTGCTTT aaTCTGTGAGCTCCTTGGTGTATATGATGAAGGGaactttagttttaaaaatgcttGGACTTACCTAGTTATATTCAACAACATGTCACAACTG tttgctATGTATTGCCTTGTGCTGTTTTATAAAGTGCTGAGGGAAGAACTGAATCCAATTCAGCCTGTTGGCAAATTTCTTTGTGTAAAGAtggttgtttttgtttccttctg GCAAGCAGCAATCATTGCCTTATTGGTAAAAGTTGGAGTTATTTCTGAAAAGCACACCTGGGAATGGCAGACAGTAGAAGCTGTGGCTACAGGTCTACAA GATTTCATCATCTGTGTTGAGATGTTCTTTGCTGCTATTGCTCATCACTACAGCTTTTCCTATAAACCCTATGTGCAGGAGGCAGAGGAAGGCTCATGCTTTGATTCTTTTCTGGCAATGTGGGACATTTCAGACATTAGAGATGACATATCTGAACAAGTAAGAAATGTTG gGAGGACAGTTCTGGGTCATCGTAGTAAAAAGTTTTTTCCTGATGAGGAGGAACACAACGAAAATACAagtttattatcatcatctcaaGACCAGAACTCTGTTGCTTCTTCTATGCCATCTTCACCCTCGGGTCACTACCAAGGGTTTGGACACACTGTGACACCACAGACTACACCCACCTTTTCTAAGATGCCTGATGAAATTTATAATGCTATTACAGGAGGAAATGAAGAACCTTCACCTGGCTATAAATCTGTTGCATCCTGA
- the TMEM184C gene encoding transmembrane protein 184C isoform X2 produces the protein MTVPISFWGILQHLVHYTQPELQKPIIRILWMVPIYSLDSWIALKYPTIAIYVDTCRECYEAYVIYSFMGFLSNYLTNRYPNLVLILEAKDQQKHLPPFCCCPAWAMGEVLLFRCKLGVLQYTVVRPFTTIIALICELLGVYDEGNFSFKNAWTYLVIFNNMSQLFAMYCLVLFYKVLREELNPIQPVGKFLCVKMVVFVSFWQAAIIALLVKVGVISEKHTWEWQTVEAVATGLQDFIICVEMFFAAIAHHYSFSYKPYVQEAEEGSCFDSFLAMWDISDIRDDISEQVRNVGRTVLGHRSKKFFPDEEEHNENTSLLSSSQDQNSVASSMPSSPSGHYQGFGHTVTPQTTPTFSKMPDEIYNAITGGNEEPSPGYKSVAS, from the exons ATGACTGTACCAATATCTTTCTGGGGAATTTTGCAACACTTAGTACATTACACTCAACCTGAATTACAGAAGCCCATAATAAG GATTCTTTGGATGGTGCCTATATACAGCTTGGATAGT tGGATAGCTCTGAAGTATCCCACCATTGCAATATATGTGGATACTTGCCGAGAATGTTATGAAGCTTATGTCATATACAGTTTCATGGGATTCCTTTCCAATTATCTGACTAACCGATATCCAAATTTGGTATTAATCCTTGAAGCCAAAGATCAGCAGAAACATTTGCCTCCTTTCTGTTGCTGTCCAGCATGGGCAATGGGAGA AGTATTATTGTTCAGATGCAAGCTAGGTGTATTGCAGTATACTGTTGTCAGACCATTCACAACTATTATTGCTTT aaTCTGTGAGCTCCTTGGTGTATATGATGAAGGGaactttagttttaaaaatgcttGGACTTACCTAGTTATATTCAACAACATGTCACAACTG tttgctATGTATTGCCTTGTGCTGTTTTATAAAGTGCTGAGGGAAGAACTGAATCCAATTCAGCCTGTTGGCAAATTTCTTTGTGTAAAGAtggttgtttttgtttccttctg GCAAGCAGCAATCATTGCCTTATTGGTAAAAGTTGGAGTTATTTCTGAAAAGCACACCTGGGAATGGCAGACAGTAGAAGCTGTGGCTACAGGTCTACAA GATTTCATCATCTGTGTTGAGATGTTCTTTGCTGCTATTGCTCATCACTACAGCTTTTCCTATAAACCCTATGTGCAGGAGGCAGAGGAAGGCTCATGCTTTGATTCTTTTCTGGCAATGTGGGACATTTCAGACATTAGAGATGACATATCTGAACAAGTAAGAAATGTTG gGAGGACAGTTCTGGGTCATCGTAGTAAAAAGTTTTTTCCTGATGAGGAGGAACACAACGAAAATACAagtttattatcatcatctcaaGACCAGAACTCTGTTGCTTCTTCTATGCCATCTTCACCCTCGGGTCACTACCAAGGGTTTGGACACACTGTGACACCACAGACTACACCCACCTTTTCTAAGATGCCTGATGAAATTTATAATGCTATTACAGGAGGAAATGAAGAACCTTCACCTGGCTATAAATCTGTTGCATCCTGA